The genomic DNA TTCTCCATTTCCATTATCTGCGGTTTTTTCAGGCCGATCTATTATCCAAGATGGAGAATTATCTCCTATATTTGCAGGCACTGTTAAAATATAGAAATCAGCTGTATTCAATTCACTTAGGGTTATATTAAAGTTTTGACAGGTCCATTTAGGCTTTCCAGGAGATTCATTAGAGGAATGGTCAGGATTAGGACATATGGTTTCTGAATAGTTCTTTTTGTGGGTATTATTGTAAATTACAGCTTTAACGTCCAGGGGCTCAAAAATCACTGTTCGATTTGTAACAGCAACTTCCACAGCATTTTCAGGGCTATTGTTCATTATTTCAATGGGATTTAATTCAGGATTTGCTGGATAAATCATCAGACTGGAATTAACTCCATAGGGCAAAACTTTTCCATAAATCAGGGAGTTGTAATTATTCTTCAGTGCGCTGATTTTTTTTACAGAAAGCGTGTTTGGAATGACTTTGCCTGTTTCAGGATCAATCAATGCAAGCCCCGGTGTTGTAAGATTATTATTTCCACATTCCCAGTTATCAGGTGATCCAGGGGTTTTTATGAGCATGTCTGCAGCGTCAGTGGTCACCCTTTCCAGTGAAAACCTTGCCGAGTAATCAGTGGCTTTATAGCTTGCCATATCAATTGCATCTGCTGAAATGCCAAGAATAAGTGTTATTATGACCAGCGCCAGCATCACATCCAGTGTGAAAGCCTGACCCTGCTTATCCAAAATAAAGCCTTTTTTATTCATTAAACCACCATTAGCCTGTATGATTTGCTATCCCGTATTTGGAGCGGTGCCCATTGTCCAGATATAATTTACAGAAATCAGTACTGTTAAAATAGTATATAAGTTCAAATCCGTTGTAAATAGTATTGTTAAATATTACGTGATCGATTGAGCAGGGAGCATAGTCTAACGTGTCGTTGGTTGATACAGAGGGTATTATGAATGTTTCCATTCCATAATGTGAACATGTAGCCTTACCTTCTAATCTGCATAAAAAACAGGCTCCATCACTGCTTTCATGGAAATATCCGTTATCAATGCAATTTTTGAGATTAATTAGATTATTTGATTGGCCATGAGTTTTGTAGGAGTCATAGGGACATTTTTTGATGATAAGGGGAGATGTTGCATTTAAATAAACTTCTGCGTTGGTCATATTTTTGCTTTTAAGGTAATTTACAAGGCTTGAGCCGTAAATAATTCTGTTACTTGTATTGTTAACACCACCGAAATTTTTACACTGTATAAACGGAAGAGGGTCAGGAATTGGATAATTAGGGTCTATAATTGAAATATTCTGGCTTAAATTTTCTCTATGAGATATATTGCCCTTAACTATGCAAATTGTTGAATTTATTTCTACTTTAAAAGGATCTTTGGCTGTATTTATAGATAATATATTGCACGTGGTGTTAATTCCTTCGTTATGATAGTTTTTAGTTAAATTGTCTATTTTTTCTTGCAAACTATCCTTTACAGTCATTCTGCTATTTTGTAATGGATCACCGCTTACTATTACATTATTTGCAGTTTTTTGCAGCACATTCACTGCTATTAATGGTAAATTTTCATCTATATCTCTTGAAGTTGAAAATACAACGTCAGATTGAACCAGTAATCCCTGTGATTGGCTTCCTGTGTGGGCCATATCTGCAAAAACTACTACCAGATAAATTGCAGGGATTATTAGAAGAAAAGAAAGTCCGCTGATCACATAGCCTTTTTGATCCATTTATATCTCCTTATATCCATAATGGTCTTATATTTGCTACTTTTATTATAAAATAGAGGTTGTATATAAATTAATTGTTATGTTATGACTAAATATCACTTATAATCATGCTATTTTAGTATTAACTCTTTATTTTAATAAAAAAAGTAATTTTAAAGAACAAACAATCTTAAACATGATTGTTCTTATTTGATTTTTAAAAATAAGATTATCTTCGAATTTTAATTTGATTGGATGAAAAAATATAATTATAATCATATAAATATTATTAATGGTGATATTATGCTTTCCAAAATACCTATAGATATTAATAAAATAAAACAGGAAGATCTGGACCGGGAAATTCTACGTGTATCTATAATAGCTGAATTAGATGCTGTAAACCTTTATGAAGAAATGGCAAACATGACAGACAACGCTGATCTAAAAGCGATTCTTTTAGATATAGCCCGGGAAGAAAAAACTCATGTAGGAGAATTTCAGACCATGCTACTCATGTTAGACCCCGAACAGGTGGAAGAATTGGAAAAAGGTAGGGAAGAAGTAGAAGAACTAACTGGAAAGAAATAAAGAAAGAAATTTTAAAAGTGTATTAAATAGCTTGAAATAATTATAAAATACTATTTCGAGCTTAAATTTTCTATTTGTTGCTAACTTATTAATTTTTGCACTAAATTAAGAATTTAGAGGGAAAATGGTTACAATTACGCCAGATCAGGTTTTTATCTATGTAATAATAGGATATACAGCAATATTGGCGATTATAATTTATTTTACTCGAGCTACACTTCGTAGAATAGCTGGAGCATTGGTAGGGGGTCTGGGCACCGCTTTTACAATGGGAATTTTAATAGATACAATAGGGGTTTCATTAGGATTAGGGTATTATCCGGGTTCCACTGACTAAATAATCTTATTTTTTAACAAAATTCCTGAGCACTCCAATCCCTTCAATCTCAACTTCAACAGTATCTCCAATGTTCATCGGTCCAACACCTGGAGGAGTTCCCGTCGCTATTACATCACCAGGTTTAAGAGTCATTATGTTTGATATAAATTCAACAAGTTCATAAACATTGAATATCATATTTTTTGTATTTGATTTTTGTTTTATTTCTCCATTGAGTTTGAGTGATATGTTCTGATTCGTTGGATCTAAATCAGTTTCAATACAGGGTCCAATTGGGCAGAATGTGTCAAAACTCTTTGCTCGTGTCCACTGGCCGTCTTTTTGTTGTAAATCTCTTGCTGTTACATCATTTAAAGCAGTATATCCTCCTATAAAATCTGCGGCATCTCCTGATTTTACATTTTTTGCTTCTTTAGAAATAATGGCGCCAAGTTCGGCTTCAAAATCAACATGACTACTTGTATTTGGATAAATTATGTCATTTAAATGGCCAATTACAGATGTTGGAGGTTTTATAAAGATTATGGGTTCATCTGGAAGTTCCATGTTGAGTTCTGTGGCGTGATCTCTGTAATTTAAGCCTACGCACACCACTTTTGAAGGCGAAACTGGAGGTTTTACTTTAATATCCTCTAAAAGGTAAACATGGCTTTTTTTAAATTTTTGGATAGAAGATGAGTTAATTGCTTTAAGGATCGAACATGACAGTTCTATTATGTTTTTATCTTCTAATAATCCAGTTTTTTCTTTTCCATCAGCTATAAATTGTATAACTTTCATAATCACTATTTCCTGGAATTTCAAAGTTTATAAATTTTAGATAATTCTTTCAATGGGGACAACCAGTATATCTCTTGCACCTACTTTTTTAAGCTTGTTTACAATATTAAACACTTCATGCTCATCCACAACTGCATGAACTGCCACGATGTCTTCATCTGATAAGACCTGAGAGACTGTGGGTCCTGTAAGTCCGGGCATTGCTTTTTTAACATCTTCCAGAAATTCCTTGTCCACGTTCATCATCACCAGCTTTTTGCCCTCTGCATCAAGAACTCCCCGGATACCGGTTCTTACAGCTTCAATCTTCTCATTTTTCTCTTTAAAACTGTTTTTATTTGCAATTAGCTTTATAGAACTTTTTAAAATGGTATCTATGATTTTAAGGTGGTTCATTTTTAAGGTGGTGCCAGTGCTTGTAAGGTCAGTGATTATGTCTGCAACACCGATAAATGGTGCAATTTCAGTTGATCCGCTTAATTCAACTATTTTAACATCCAATCCTTTGTCTTTAAAGTATTTTTCTGTTAAATGAGGGAATTCTGTAGCTACAACTGCTCCGTGGTCGATATCTAAAATATTGTATATTCTGGAATCTTCAGGGACAGCTAAAACCAGTTTTGCCCTTCCAAAGTTAAGATCTTCTAATATTTCAACATCTGCATCCTTTTCTTCAATCAGGTCAAGGCCGGTCATTCCAAGATCCGCTGCCCCATCAGCAACAAATTCAGGGATATCTGCAGCCCTTGTAAACATCACACTTATTTCTTCATCCAGAGTCTTTGAAAAAAGCTTTCTATTTGCCGTATCTTTAATACCTATCCCTGCTTTTTCTAAAAGCTTAACTGCAGGGTCACTTATCCTTCCTTTGGAGGGAAGGGCAATTTTAAGTTGCATTTAAATCCTCCTGAGGTTCAAGTTAATTTTGATTTATGAAATGATGAATGCACTATTAGTTAATTAGGAGGGTTAGATATTTATGTACTTCTATGGATTAGAAAGTGATCAGGAGGTAATGTTAGAAGTTAAAGATTTTATAAGCAAACCAAAAATATCTTTAAGTTCATGTGCTATATTTAAGCATAGATGTGGTCCTATGGAGACAAGAAGCATTTTAATTGATAACGTCACAATTTTAGGTAGTGCTATAAAAAAAGGCTCTGTTGTGGTGGAAAATGATAAAATCATTGAAATAACAGATAAAACTGGTATTTATAAGGCAGATGAAGTTATTAATGGTGAAAAGAAGGTTTTAATGCCTGGACTTGTAAATACACATACTCACCTATCTATGAGTCTTCTGCGGGGACTTGCAGATGATTTACCTCTTGACGCATGGTTAAATGATCATATCTGGCCAGTTGAGGCCAGTTTAAAAGGAGAATACTGCTATGCAGGAGCTCTGCTTGCCTGTATTGAGATGATAAAGTCTGGAACCACCACATTTAACGATATGTACTTTTTTATGGACGATGTGGCAAAGGCAGTTGATAAAGCTGGTTTAAGGGGAATGCTCTCTCATGGAATGATTGATCTGGGCGATGAAGAGAAGCGAAGGACTGAATTTAAGGAAACACTGCGAATAATTGAAAAATGCCACGACACTGCAGATGGCAGAATTAAGGCTGCATTTGGGCCGCATGCACCATACACATGTTCTGAAGAACTTTTAAGAGGGGTTAGAGAAAAAGCAGATAAAATGGGTCTTAAAATTCATATACATGTCAGTGAAACGGAATTTGAAGTTCAGCAGGTCACTGAAGCTCATGGATCAAGGCCTTTTGAATACCTGGATGAAATAGGGTTTTTAGGTGATGATGTGATAGCAGCTCATGCAGTCTGGCTTTCAGATAAAGAAATAGAAGTTATTAAAAATAATGAAGTTAATTTATCTCATAATCCTGCAAGTAATATGAAATTAGCGTCAGGGATATCTCCTGTTTCTAAATTAATTGATGTTGGTGTGAATGTGTCGCTTGGAACTGATGGTGCGGCATCAAATAACAATATGGACATGATTGAAGAGATGAAAATTGCAGCACTGCTTCAAAAAATTGATACTATGGATTCAACAGTACTTCCAGCTCAAAAAGTCTTTGAAATGGCCACAACATGTGGTGCAAAAGCATTAGGGCTTCAAGATGAGATAGGAACAATAGAAACTGGAAAAAAAGCAGATATGATTATTTTAGATATGAATACTGCTCATTTATCTCCATTCAGGCACCCGGTGTCGCATCTTGTGTATGCAGCTAACGGCAGCGACGTTGATACGGTGATATGTAATGGAGAAATATTAATGCAAAACAGGGAACTAAAAGTACTGGATGAAGCTTCAGTAATTAAATTAGCTGAAAAAGCAGTAGAAGAACTCTTATCAAAAAGTTAAAGCAGTAAATTGATTAATATGGATAAATTAGTCTTATTTGATATAGATAGAACGTTAATTGACAGGTCCGGGTGCCATCATAATGCATTCTCCTATGCATTTAAAAAGGTGTACAGAGTAGATGCAGATATAAGAATTATTAATTATGGGGGAATGACCGATCCAGCTATTGCAATCGAGGTTTTAAAGAAAACAGGGCTAAAAAAAGATATTATTTATTCCAAGCTTCCCGAATGTATGGATACGATTGTAGACTACTTCCTGAAGAATCTGAAAAGGGACAGGATTCATATCTTACCTGGCGTGAATGATTTACTGGAATTATTAGATGCTAATGGAATTTTACTGGGTTTAGTCACCGGAAATTTAGAGCCCATTGCATGGGGGAAGCTTGAATCTATCCATATTAACCATTATTTTAAGTTCGGGGGTTTTGGAAGCGATAGCATAAATAGGACTGAACTGGTTAAAGCTGCCATTAAAAAAGCTCAAAGTAGCTATAATTTTAATGGAACAACATTTGTAATTGGAGACACACCCAGAGACATAAAAGCAGGATTTGAAGCAGATGCTAAGACAATTGCTGTTGCAACAGGTACCTATTCAATGGATGAACTTAAAGAATACAATCCTGATTTTCTTTTTGATGATTTGAGGAAGACAAAAAGTGTTTTGAATGTTGTAATGAAGTGAACAGTGTCTTGACAACTTAGTTATGGTATATTTTGTCGCATGCTTTGACCAGAGAATTATTTAGGATATGTTTCCGGGGTCTCAAAATCTAGAAGATTTGGAAGATCATCAAAAACAACGTCCAGTCCACACATACTGGGCACATAATTGGCAGCTTTAGCTGAATCAACCCCAATAACCTGAAATCCAAGCTCTTCTATCGGGGCCACTACCATGCAGGTGTCGCATACCATTTTTCCACCGGCTTTTTCTATTATGTCTGTGTAACCCATTCTATCAGCTGCAGCTTTTGTGGAAATGGATGTGCACACCCATAACTCATTTTTAAGCTGTTTTCCAGCTATCTTTTCTGCAATGCTCTTAATTTCTTCAATGGATGCATGTGGACAACCTAAACATATTAAATCAGGTTTTCTGCTCGTTGTTGAAAGTTTTTCCCTGATTTCATCTATTTCTGTTCTATCAACACTTATTTTTTCTAAATCAGTGCTTTCAAGTCCTTCAAGGGCAAATTCATATTCTGGAGTTAAATTTTCAACATGATAAAGTGCCACAGCGCCGGATGATGCAAGTGCAGCTCCTAAACCTTTAAGATCATCAGTTTTGGAAGTGTTTTTAAATCTAAAATAAGGCACACCATCACCCACTGCTTTCCCAACTAAATAACCAGTAGCACCGTAATCTACTCCTTTAATTTCATCTTCAACTTCCACGATCAAACTGGCTTTTCGCTCTTCATCGAGATGATAACCGTATTCTGGAGTTTTCCCACAGATTGCAGCTGAAAGCGCACCAGGACCACCTTCTCTGTTTGTTCTGGCACCTATAACTGAATTTACATATGCTACAGCAGATGATTCAGACCATGCAACATGGTCTCCTTTTACTGGAACGTTTCCAACAAGATAGGGGGTACAGGTACAGGTGGTGGTTATATCCATTTTTCTGTAGGCTTCAATTATTTTTAATTGCCTTTTGGTGAATTCTTCTGAAAATCCAAGCTCTTTCCATCTTTCAAGATCTACACCTGCAGGGTTCAGGGTTGATGGAACCATGATCCGGGCATCTTTAGCCATGTCTTCTAAAAATTCAAGGCCTGCATCGCCTATTGTTTTGTAGGAAACTCCTGATATCTGGGCAGATGTTATGTTAACCAGTCTTTCAGCATTATAAATATCTCCTAATGCTACCAGTATTTCCATACTTTTTTGGGCTGAAGGCCCGTATTCGCCTTCTAACATTTTTTCTTCTTGAGGTGTTAGGTACATGTGATCACTTTATCTGGGTTCCCACAATTTCATCCACAATATCTATAAAATTATCCATATCTTTAAAGGGCACTACAGCACCTGCAGCAATTGTATGGCCGCCGCCTGTTCCATTAAAACTTTTTGCAGCTTCACCAAGCGCATAACTAAGATCCACACCCTTTTTAATCATGGGCATGGTAGTTCTTCCAGATATTTTTATTATATCATGCATCCGGGATATGGCTATAACCGGTTTATTTGGGTCTAAAATTTCAAGTTCAAGTCCAATACTTGATATTGTACCTACCAGGCGCTTTTTCTCCTTATCTTCAGTGTAAATGTATTGTATATTATCTAATTGAACTGAACCTTCCTTATTAATCCATTCTATTCCTTTAATCAGATTGTCCCTGTATTTTTGGTCTAATTTAATACCTTCTTTTAGTGCTTCTTCTCTTTCACCTATACAGATGCTGACGCCTGTGCCATACTTTTTATTTTTACCGCAGGCATCAAGAATTCTGGAATAATCTTCGATATTTCTTAATTGGGGTGTTTCACGTGGCACACTGTATATTTTGCCAAATATTCGGGGATTAATTTTTGTAAGCTCTTCTTTAAGAAGATCTTTCTCTTCATCTGATAGATCATCAAATTTAATTCCATAGGATAATCCGTGTTCTAAGAGGAATGCTCTGGCTCCTTCAGGGTCTCCTGAAATGCCTTTTAGGGCGGGGCTAAAGCTATATGCCAGTGCCTTGTATACGGGTTCTTCCTTTTTATATGTTATTTTAAGGCCTTCATGTTCTTCTATGATCCCTGCTTGCATCCCCTCGTTAAGAATCATTCTGTTAACTCCCTGTATTTCATCGCTGCACTGCATATCTCCAAAGGCGCCTACAAGCGCAAGTCCTGAAAGATCAGCGTTTTCCATTCCTCTTACTGATATGTAAGAAATTCCTGAAGCACTTACATCGCGAGTTCCATCCATTCCAAATAGATGAGGGTTAACATGAATTAAATTTTGAAGGCCGTCGTCATCATAATCAGGTATCTGATGATGGTCACATATAACAGCATCCCCTTTAAGCTTGCTAATTAAATCAGGGTATGCACTCCCCATATCAAGGAAAACAAATATTTTATATTTTTCTGCCCTTAATTTTTGAATAAATTCCTCTGAAGCACGTGGAATTATTGTGACGTGGAACTTACCTCCCTGTCTGGATATTGCATTGCACATTACTCCAGCGGCGGATAATCCATCAGAATCATTGTGAGAGATAACTCTCACAATATGTCTCTTATTTATATGCTCTTTTATAAGGGAGCATGCCTCATCAGCCCTATTTAACAAGGAGCGCTGCGCTTCTTGGGTCATATCTCCATCCTTCAGGAAGTACACCTTCTCTTACATAGTATTTAACCAATCTTCTTATTTTAGATTCGATGATTCTTAAGCCTCTTCTTGTGTGAAGGTCTTTTGGATTTTCTTCCAGGTGGTCCCTTATGTTAACAGCCCTTCTTATGAGGTTCATGAGATCTTCAGGGTATTTAAGTTTCTGACCGTGATCTTCAAGTATTCTGGTTATTTTTTTACCTGTTATGAGTTTTACATCTGGAATTCCGTACTGGTCTCTTAGAACTATTCCTATCATGCTTGTGGAGTTTCCTTCTTTTTTTAATTTTAAAATTAGTTCTTCAATTTCTTCATTTGAATATTCAATCCATTCAGGCTTAACTGCCATAAAATCACCTCTAAATTATTTTTCTATTAGGACTAATCACCATCTGCATTCTCAGTTAACCAGGATGCAAATTTCTCCAGTGATTTACGTCTGTGAGAAAATTCATTTTTTTCACTTCTTATAAGCTCTCCAAAGGTTTTATTAAATCCTTCTGGAATAAAAAGCGGGTCATAGGCAAATCCATAACTTCCTCGCTCTTTGTATGATATATGTCCCTTAACAGTGCCTAAAAAAATCTCGGGCTCGGATTTGGGAGTGCAGTACCCAACAACCGACCTGAACTCGGCGTATCTGTCTTCAACATCTTTCATGAGCTTTAAAATACCATAATTGCCTAAAGTTTCCTGCACATAGGATGAATAAGTTCCTGGAAACCATTTCAGGGCTTTAATAAAAAGACCAGCATCTTCTACTATTACAGGTCTTTTTAACTTGTTTGCAGCATATTTTGCGCCGTATCTGGCAACATCTTCAAGGTCTCCCTGTATTTCAGGGTATCCTAGATCTGTATGCTCAAGTGAAATGCCAAATTTTTCAAAAATTCCTCTGGCTTCTTTTACTTTGTGTTCATTCCCTGTTATAAAGTTTATCTTTACCATGCTATTTCCTTGAAAATTTATAATCAGTAGATCGTAAAGTGAATTTATATTTATTGTGCAGGGTGTAATAT from Methanobacterium sp. includes the following:
- a CDS encoding ferritin family protein, coding for MLSKIPIDINKIKQEDLDREILRVSIIAELDAVNLYEEMANMTDNADLKAILLDIAREEKTHVGEFQTMLLMLDPEQVEELEKGREEVEELTGKK
- a CDS encoding fumarylacetoacetate hydrolase family protein, which codes for MKVIQFIADGKEKTGLLEDKNIIELSCSILKAINSSSIQKFKKSHVYLLEDIKVKPPVSPSKVVCVGLNYRDHATELNMELPDEPIIFIKPPTSVIGHLNDIIYPNTSSHVDFEAELGAIISKEAKNVKSGDAADFIGGYTALNDVTARDLQQKDGQWTRAKSFDTFCPIGPCIETDLDPTNQNISLKLNGEIKQKSNTKNMIFNVYELVEFISNIMTLKPGDVIATGTPPGVGPMNIGDTVEVEIEGIGVLRNFVKK
- the hisG gene encoding ATP phosphoribosyltransferase, translated to MQLKIALPSKGRISDPAVKLLEKAGIGIKDTANRKLFSKTLDEEISVMFTRAADIPEFVADGAADLGMTGLDLIEEKDADVEILEDLNFGRAKLVLAVPEDSRIYNILDIDHGAVVATEFPHLTEKYFKDKGLDVKIVELSGSTEIAPFIGVADIITDLTSTGTTLKMNHLKIIDTILKSSIKLIANKNSFKEKNEKIEAVRTGIRGVLDAEGKKLVMMNVDKEFLEDVKKAMPGLTGPTVSQVLSDEDIVAVHAVVDEHEVFNIVNKLKKVGARDILVVPIERII
- a CDS encoding DHH family phosphoesterase, whose product is MTQEAQRSLLNRADEACSLIKEHINKRHIVRVISHNDSDGLSAAGVMCNAISRQGGKFHVTIIPRASEEFIQKLRAEKYKIFVFLDMGSAYPDLISKLKGDAVICDHHQIPDYDDDGLQNLIHVNPHLFGMDGTRDVSASGISYISVRGMENADLSGLALVGAFGDMQCSDEIQGVNRMILNEGMQAGIIEEHEGLKITYKKEEPVYKALAYSFSPALKGISGDPEGARAFLLEHGLSYGIKFDDLSDEEKDLLKEELTKINPRIFGKIYSVPRETPQLRNIEDYSRILDACGKNKKYGTGVSICIGEREEALKEGIKLDQKYRDNLIKGIEWINKEGSVQLDNIQYIYTEDKEKKRLVGTISSIGLELEILDPNKPVIAISRMHDIIKISGRTTMPMIKKGVDLSYALGEAAKSFNGTGGGHTIAAGAVVPFKDMDNFIDIVDEIVGTQIK
- a CDS encoding amidohydrolase family protein, whose protein sequence is METRSILIDNVTILGSAIKKGSVVVENDKIIEITDKTGIYKADEVINGEKKVLMPGLVNTHTHLSMSLLRGLADDLPLDAWLNDHIWPVEASLKGEYCYAGALLACIEMIKSGTTTFNDMYFFMDDVAKAVDKAGLRGMLSHGMIDLGDEEKRRTEFKETLRIIEKCHDTADGRIKAAFGPHAPYTCSEELLRGVREKADKMGLKIHIHVSETEFEVQQVTEAHGSRPFEYLDEIGFLGDDVIAAHAVWLSDKEIEVIKNNEVNLSHNPASNMKLASGISPVSKLIDVGVNVSLGTDGAASNNNMDMIEEMKIAALLQKIDTMDSTVLPAQKVFEMATTCGAKALGLQDEIGTIETGKKADMIILDMNTAHLSPFRHPVSHLVYAANGSDVDTVICNGEILMQNRELKVLDEASVIKLAEKAVEELLSKS
- a CDS encoding HAD family hydrolase, which codes for MDKLVLFDIDRTLIDRSGCHHNAFSYAFKKVYRVDADIRIINYGGMTDPAIAIEVLKKTGLKKDIIYSKLPECMDTIVDYFLKNLKRDRIHILPGVNDLLELLDANGILLGLVTGNLEPIAWGKLESIHINHYFKFGGFGSDSINRTELVKAAIKKAQSSYNFNGTTFVIGDTPRDIKAGFEADAKTIAVATGTYSMDELKEYNPDFLFDDLRKTKSVLNVVMK
- a CDS encoding XTP/dITP diphosphatase, translating into MVKINFITGNEHKVKEARGIFEKFGISLEHTDLGYPEIQGDLEDVARYGAKYAANKLKRPVIVEDAGLFIKALKWFPGTYSSYVQETLGNYGILKLMKDVEDRYAEFRSVVGYCTPKSEPEIFLGTVKGHISYKERGSYGFAYDPLFIPEGFNKTFGELIRSEKNEFSHRRKSLEKFASWLTENADGD
- a CDS encoding 30S ribosomal protein S15; this encodes MAVKPEWIEYSNEEIEELILKLKKEGNSTSMIGIVLRDQYGIPDVKLITGKKITRILEDHGQKLKYPEDLMNLIRRAVNIRDHLEENPKDLHTRRGLRIIESKIRRLVKYYVREGVLPEGWRYDPRSAALLVK
- a CDS encoding aconitase X catalytic domain-containing protein — encoded protein: MYLTPQEEKMLEGEYGPSAQKSMEILVALGDIYNAERLVNITSAQISGVSYKTIGDAGLEFLEDMAKDARIMVPSTLNPAGVDLERWKELGFSEEFTKRQLKIIEAYRKMDITTTCTCTPYLVGNVPVKGDHVAWSESSAVAYVNSVIGARTNREGGPGALSAAICGKTPEYGYHLDEERKASLIVEVEDEIKGVDYGATGYLVGKAVGDGVPYFRFKNTSKTDDLKGLGAALASSGAVALYHVENLTPEYEFALEGLESTDLEKISVDRTEIDEIREKLSTTSRKPDLICLGCPHASIEEIKSIAEKIAGKQLKNELWVCTSISTKAAADRMGYTDIIEKAGGKMVCDTCMVVAPIEELGFQVIGVDSAKAANYVPSMCGLDVVFDDLPNLLDFETPETYPK